From one Aspergillus fumigatus Af293 chromosome 8, whole genome shotgun sequence genomic stretch:
- a CDS encoding Gfo/Idh/MocA family protein: MALVDQAATFLHQYVYSWLHSIPSKTPDALKLGVISTAQINPAAIIHPAESHPLVILHAIASRNLSTAQKHQRNYRFTKAYGSYQDLLDDPDVDIVYISTPNSLHYEWAAKALQAGKHVLCEKPFTANADEAKKLVELAREKGLIVEEAFHWQFHPAAHAWRQILDSREYGKIICTKAAMTASPGIPRGDIRWKFDLAVVDKGIGGSAMDMTYALSFTRYALHAQLPQEIISVSVRPSKDDPRVDEAMYAHIDFQGPDGNPVHSRVYTDMAREKVAGVIPRVWELPSIEVETEKAIIYYYNAMMPHLYHYISIQDKTAGKVSYKKQYSGGPLWGNVVTSTGEKGGNPHWSTYRWQLEAFVDAVKGKTPAYWVSGEESIWQMESIDSLYKAANLPVRPSQGTKLG, encoded by the exons ATGGCGCTCGTCGACCAAGCCGCTACATTCCTACACCAATACGTCTACTCGTGGCTCCATAGCATCCCCAGTAAAACCCCCGACGCATTGAAACTCGGCGTCATCTCAACCGCCCAGATCAACCCTGCAGCCA TAATCCACCCCGCCGAATCCCACCCGTTAGTTATCCTCCATGCCATCGCCTCGCGCAATCTCTCAACAGCCCAGAAGCACCAGCGGAACTACCGTTTTACCAAAGCCTACGGCTCGTATCAGGATCTCCTGGACGATCCGGACGTCGATATCGTGTACATTTCCACGCCGAACAGCCTGCACTACGAGTGGGCGGCGAAGGCGCTCCAGGCCGGGAAGCATGTGCTCTGCGAGAAACCGTTCACGGCGAATGCGGAcgaggcgaagaagttgGTGGAGCTGGCGAGGGAGAAGGGGTTGATTGTTGAGGAGGCT TTCCATTGGCAGTTCCATCCGGCCGCGCATGCATGGCGCCAGATCCTGGATTCGAGAGAATACGGGAAGATAATCTGTACGAAGGCCGCTATGACGGCTAGTCCTGGTATCCCCAGGGGTGATATCCGGTGGAAGTTTGACCTGGCAG TGGTTGACAAGGGGATAGGCGGCTCGGCAATGGACATGACCTATGCTTTGTCGTTTACTCGCTATGCACTGCATGCGCAGCTCCCgcaggagatcatctccgtcagcgTGCGGCCGTCCAAGGATGACCCGCGCGTTGACGAAGCCATGTACGCGCATATCGACTTCCAAGGCCCGGACGGCAACCCCGTGCACAGCCGCGTGTATACGGACATGGCGCGCGAGAAAGTCGCGGGCGTGATCCCGCGGGTCTGGGAGTTACCGTCCATCGAGGTCGAGACGGAGAAGGCGATCATCTACTACTATAACGCGATGATGCCGCATCTGTACCACTACATCTCCATCCAGGATAAGACGGCGGGCAAGGTGAGCTATAAGAAGCAGTACTCTGGTGGTCCCTTGTGGGGCAATGTTGTGACCAGCACGGGGGAGAAGGGCGGAAATCCGCACTGGAGTACATATCGGTGGCAGCTGGAGGCGTTTGTGGATGCGGTTAAGGGCAAAACGCCGGCGTATTGGGTCAGCGGGGAGGAGAGTATCTGGCAGATGGAGTCGATTGATTCCCTGTACAAGGCGGCCAATTTACCAGTGCGGCCGTCCCAAGGGACCAAGCTGGGGTAG
- a CDS encoding putative MFS transporter, whose amino-acid sequence MMASQQLLFTATRTQTFTYLLAVCPFSIAFLVFVNSSVSFVVTDLIGLHDGEGDAVGTLGFADELLALAACPLWGVLSDRIGVRNVCVIGYGIIAVSLVVFVQARNVYPQLLLGRLFFSLGGSAVSTMVTAVLPAVAGETPSEQLRPGRESRAEAKSPSSRLAGFVGMCAGSGALISLAIFLPLLARFQSWGYSPSEAIQNSYYLVASVAILVSFCCFMGLRGLASEQGKGWHLLWASPKASASETDPLDLNKGAIQLPYLGQLGTALYLGLQNRDIFLGYLGGFVARASSVGISLFIPLFVNHYYRRSGLCGHEQGEVPESIPRDIKQTCRKAYILASILTGVSQLVALIAAPVFGYLSERSRRYHAPLLFASLAGILGYTVFALLPSPQISGPDGSAGVLVLMGLIGISQIGAIVCSLAVLSNGILRISLDSDGSEIFHTPEDPGSTSTNQVNQDVDEHQPLLQGSPRHRGHQLSHLKGSIAGVYSLYGGAGILFLTKLGGLLFDDLSPKSPFYIMAGFNAVLLLAGIVTGAMSCAKESVTRAEA is encoded by the exons ATGATGGCGTCACAACAACTTCTATTTACAGCTACCCGCACTCAGACGTTCACATATCTGCTTGCCGTGTGTCCCTTCTCCATTGCGTTTTTGGTCTTCGTCAATTCATCTGTCTCATTTGTGGTCACTGATTTGATTGGACTACACGATGGTGAAGGAGACGCTGTTGGCACCTTGGGGTTTGCTGATGAACTGCTCGCGCTGGCCGCGTGCCCATTATGGGGAGTGCTCTCTGATCGTATAGGCGTCCGCAAT GTTTGCGTCATCGGCTACGGCATCATAGCTGTTTCGCTGGTCGTATTCGTGCAGGCAAGAAATGTCTACCCTCAGCTGCTACTGGGAAGGCTATTCTTCAGCCTTGGAGGCTCTGCAGTCTCAACCATGGTGACAGCTGTCTTACCTGCCGTGGCTGGAGAGACTCCAAGCGAGCAACTGCGGCCCGGGCGAGAATCCAGGGCTGAGGCGAAGTCTCCTTCCTCTCGGCTGGCTGGATTTGTGGGCATGTGCGCTGGCAGCGGTGCCCTCATATCTTTGGCCattttccttcctcttctagcTCGTTTTCAGAGCTGGGGTTACTCACCCTCGGAAGCCATCCAGAACAGTTACTACTTGGTTGCTTCTGTGGCAATTTTGGTCAGTTTCTGCTGCTTCATGGGTCTTAGGGGTCTTGCAAGCGAACAAGGAAAGGGATGGCACTTATTGTGGGCCTCTCCAAAGGCATCTGCGTCCGAGACCGACCCGCTAGACTTGAACAAAGGAGCGATACAATTACCATACCTCGGTCAACTTGGTACAGCACTTTACTTAGGGCTACAAAACCGGGATATATTCCTCGGTTACCTGGGAGGCTTTGTTGCACGCGCCTCATCAGTCGGCATTTCATTGTTCATTCCCCTTTTCGTCAACCACTACTATCGACGATCTGGCCTGTGCGGTCATGAGCAGGGCGAGGTGCCAGAATCGATACCGAGAGATATCAAACAAACATGCCGCAAAGCCTACATCTTGGCTTCTATCCTGACCGGCGTCTCTCAGCTAGTTGCTCTGATCGCGGCACCGGTGTTTGGATATCTATCGGAGAGATCGCGCCGGTACCATGCACCACTTCTGTTCGCATCTCTGGCTGGTATTCTTGGCTATACTGTATTTGCGCTGTTGCCTAGTCCTCAAATTAGTGGGCCAGACGGCAGTGCAGGTGTCTTGGTTCTAATGGGCTTGATCGGTATTAGCCAGATCGGGGCCATTGTCTGCAGCCTGGCGGTGCTGAGCAATGGTATCCTCAGAATCAGCCTTGATTCCGACGGTTCGGAGATTTTCCACACGCCAGAGGACCCCGGGAGTACTTCAACGAACCAGGTAAACCAAGACGTCGACGAGCATCAGCCCTTGCTACAAGGATCTCCGCGTCACAGAGGGCACCAGCTGTCCCACCTGAAGGGATCAATTGCTGGTGTTTATTCCCTGTATGGAGGGGCAGGGATATTGTTTCTGACCAAGCTTGGAGGTCTACTGTTCGATGATTTGTCTCCAAAGAGTCCATTCTATATAATGGCCGGCTTCAATGCTGTACTGCTTCTCGCAGGGATCGTAACTGGCGCAATGAGCTGTGCGAAAGAATCTGTTACCCGTGCTGAGGCTTAG
- a CDS encoding putative GPI anchored glycoprotein: MRSNAIRSLTLLTATVATAAAESTVSLFLPYVDTQSLVAEVLGSKSSLLIALQDHPSDVRTQSASATTYRVNCVSAGDDCGIPSSGFTVIQGASTVQQAYTYDDYNVAFGCNLGGTTSISCLVSQTDSTTTHVTATAMITDIGSFFLPVVVTGTATAGAHATTGASVTGATPSATGQTTLATSGPSVTSGPQATGSSASASATPSHSSSGNAAIPQITGNANWAIGGAAMAMALALA, from the exons ATGCGTTCCAACGCCATCCGCTCTCTTACGCTCCTGACGGCCACTGTGGCCACCGCCGCTGCTGAGAGCACCGTGTCGCTCTTTTTGCCCTATGTTGATACCCAAAGTCTCGTGGCGGAAGTCCTCGGCAGT AAATCATCATTGCTCAttgctcttcaagatcatccatcTGACGTGAGAACCCAGAGCGCCTCTGCAACCACCTACCGCGTCAACTGCGTCTCTGCCGGTGACGACTGCGGTATACCCTCAAGCGGTTTCACAGTTATCCAGGGCGCCTCGACGGTGCAGCAGGCCTATACATACGATGACTA CAATGTCGCATTCGGCTGCAATCTCGGCGGCACCACCTCTATCTCCTGTCTGGTTTCGCAGACGGACAGCACCACAACCCATGTGACTGCCACCGCCATGATCACAGACATCGGCTCTTTCTTTCTGCCCGTTGTGGTCACCGGCACTGCTACCGCCGGTGCTCACGCCACCACTGGAGCATCCGTCACAGGGGCCACGCCGTCGGCGACTGGACAGACTACCCTGGCTACGTCGGGCCCGTCTGTGACAAGCGGCCCCCAGGCCACTGGCTCTTCGGCTTCGGCCTCGGCCACGCCGTCCCACAGCTCCAGCGGAAACGCTGCCATCCCCCAGATTACTGGGAATGCCAACTGGGCTATTGGAGGTGCCGCTATGGCTATGGCCCTGGCCCTGGCTTAA